In a genomic window of Shouchella clausii:
- a CDS encoding GntR family transcriptional regulator → MSDRLPIQLDESSRTPIYDQIEAQLKSLIVSGQLPAGTALPSIRKLAASLSCSVITTRRSYQNLEQQGYIKTIQGKGTFVSEMSMQDQSEQKQEAVQKALEQAAAVGRSYGYSKEELSNWFAAVLEGGEER, encoded by the coding sequence ATGTCTGATCGGTTGCCGATTCAACTAGATGAGTCAAGCCGCACCCCCATTTACGATCAAATTGAAGCACAGCTGAAATCGCTGATTGTGAGCGGCCAACTTCCGGCTGGAACGGCATTGCCGTCAATTCGGAAACTAGCAGCGTCACTGTCTTGCAGTGTGATTACGACGAGGCGGTCATACCAAAACCTTGAGCAACAAGGCTACATTAAAACGATCCAAGGGAAAGGAACGTTTGTGAGCGAAATGAGTATGCAAGACCAGTCGGAGCAAAAACAAGAAGCGGTGCAAAAAGCGTTAGAGCAAGCTGCCGCAGTAGGGCGCAGCTATGGTTATAGCAAGGAAGAGCTGTCCAATTGGTTTGCTGCCGTTTTAGAAGGGGGGGAAGAAAGATGA